A region of Sesamum indicum cultivar Zhongzhi No. 13 linkage group LG7, S_indicum_v1.0, whole genome shotgun sequence DNA encodes the following proteins:
- the LOC105166687 gene encoding uncharacterized protein LOC105166687, producing the protein MSGGVGPTCDITLPKEEPPHQPDDASAAKPPARRTFFTFRQLNALAVAIVLSASGMVSAEEFAFVIFSVAYIYFISKVAFPPTSPVPDPPVYGEKNTILSLYVVVGAVIGLFLPIAYIFEGILEGDKEGIKAAAPHVFLLASQVFMEGLTFSSRFSLPVRVLVPVFYNAMRILSIMEWVRNEFSKVESGYGIGGSWRRVWVGRALAAVNMGFWSFNLFGFLLPFYVPKAFKLYYSNSKFRD; encoded by the coding sequence ATGTCGGGTGGGGTTGGTCCAACTTGTGACATAACTCTCCCGAAAGAAGAACCGCCGCACCAACCGGACGACGCCTCCGCCGCAAAACCCCCCGCTCGCCGGACTTTCTTCACTTTCCGTCAGCTCAACGCCCTCGCGGTAGCCATCGTCCTCTCCGCCAGCGGCATGGTCAGCGCCGAAGAATTCGCCTTCGTCATCTTCTCCGTAGCCTACATCTACTTCATCTCAAAAGTCGCGTTTCCACCCACCTCCCCCGTCCCCGACCCCCCTGTCTACGGCGAGAAAAACACGATTCTAAGCCTGTACGTGGTGGTGGGAGCCGTGATCGGGCTGTTTCTCCCCATAGCATACATTTTCGAGGGCATACTGGAGGGGGACAAAGAGGGGATTAAGGCCGCAGCACCGCATGTCTTCCTACTAGCCAGTCAGGTGTTCATGGAGGGGCTAACGTTCTCTAGCAGATTCTCGCTGCCGGTCCGCGTCCTAGTGCCGGTGTTCTACAACGCGATGAGGATCTTGAGTATTATGGAGTGGGTGAGAAATGAATTTTCCAAGGTGGAATCGGGGTATGGAATTGGAGGGAGTTGGAGGAGAGTGTGGGTTGGGAGAGCACTGGCAGCTGTAAATATGGGGTTTTGGAGCTTCAATTTGTTTGGGTTCTTGTTGCCCTTTTATGTGCCCAAGGCATTCAAGCTCTATTACTCTAATTCCAAATTTAGGGATTAG
- the LOC105166688 gene encoding short-chain dehydrogenase TIC 32, chloroplastic-like (The sequence of the model RefSeq protein was modified relative to this genomic sequence to represent the inferred CDS: added 40 bases not found in genome assembly) codes for MVSSAFGLGNVSELSRSVFLPSCSLTNSRKIVAKSGPFQEMWLFRRKGPSGFSSASTAEEVTNGIDASGLTAIVTGASSGIGSETARVLALRGAHVVMGVRNMAAGNEVKETIMKQIPAAKVDAMELDLSSLASVRKFASEFTSSGRPLNILINNAGVMATPFKLSQDNIELQFATNHLGHFLLANLLLDTMKKTARQTKREGRIVNVSSEAHRVPYEEGIRFDRLNDREGYRRWGAYGQSKLANILHGNELARRLKDEGADITANSLHPGVISTNLFRHLGVFKGFVSTFGKLVLKDVQQGASTTCYVALRPELKGVSGEYFSDNNLAKASAKAADTDLAKKLWEFSLDLIKK; via the exons ATGGTCAGTTCTGCTTTTGGATTGGGTAACGTTTCAGAATTAAGCAGGAGTGTGTTCTTGCCGTCTTGTTCACTTACGAATTCACGAAAGATTGTGGCAAAAAGTGGGCCTTTTCAGGAGATGTGGCTGTTCCGAAGAAAAGGGCCTTCTGGATTTTCTTCAGCGTCCACAGCTGAGGAAGTTACCAATGGAATTGATGCATCTGGCCTCACTGCCATTGTTACAG GCGCATCAAGTGGTATCGGTTCAGAAACTGCACGTGTTCTTGCACTGCGTGGTGCGCACGTTGTAATGGGGGTAAGGAATATGGCTGCCGGCAatgaagttaaa CAATGGAGTTAGATCTCAGTTCATTGGCATCTGTTAGAAAATTTGCTTCCGAGTTTACTTCCTCAGGTCGTCCGTTGAACATTTTGAT CAACAATGCAGGAGTGATGGCAACCCCTTTCAAGTTGTCTCAAGATAACATTGAGTTGCAGTTCGCCACAAACCACTTGG ggcattttcttctagcaaattTGTTATTGGACACCATGAAAAAAACAGCTCGTCAGACGAAAAGGGAGGGTAGGATTGTGAATGTTTCCTCTGAGGCTCACCGAGTTCCATATGAGGAAGGAATCCGTTTTGACAGACTCAACGATCGAGAAGG ATATAGAAGATGGGGTGCATATGGCCAATCAAAACTTGCTAACATACTGCATGGTAACGAGTTGGCTAGACGATTAAAG GACGAAGGTGCAGATATAACGGCAAATTCGCTTCATCCTGGAGTAATCTCGACCAATCTTTTCCGTCACCTTGGAGTATTTAAAG GTTTTGTCAGTACATTTGGAAAACTCGTGCTAAAAGATGTTCAACAG GGGGCTTCAACCACATGTTACGTTGCATTGCGTCCAGAGCTGAAAGGGGTTAGTGGTGAATACTTTTCGGACAACAACTTGGCCAAAGCAAGTGCAAAGGCTGCAGACACAGATTTGGCTAAGAAACTCTGGGAGTTCAGCCTGGACTTGATCAAGAAATAA
- the LOC105166689 gene encoding mitogen-activated protein kinase kinase kinase YODA: MPSWWGRSSSKEAKKKTTKESFIDTLHKKFKSPESKSSSRPGGSRRRSSDTVSERGSQSRAESRSPSPSKHVARCQSFAERPQAQPLPLPGLRPANVSRTDSGISESAKPKLEKVSKPSLFLPLPRPACIRQRLEPADLDGEVAVASISSECSIESDDPADSRQRSPLANDYDIGCRTAAGSPSSISFKEQSPVAPVISRESPVPVTLSSNKNVSSSPPRRRPLKGLVPHLQVPHHGAFCSAPDSSMSSPSRSPMRACGYDQVTSTAFTAGKLYPDFPFLGSGQCSSPGSGQTSGHNSMGGDLSGQLFLQPSRGSPEYSPNPSPRMTSPGPGSRIHSGAVTPLHPRAGGGHSESQSNWPDDAKQQSHRLPLPPITISNSSPFSHQNSAVTSPSLPRSPGRAENLTSPGSRWKKGKLLGRGTFGHVYVGFNSETGEMCAMKEVTLFADDAKSKESAKQLGQEIALLSRLRHPNIVQYYGSETVGDKLYIYLEYVSGGSIHKILQEYGKLGESAIRSYTQQILSGLAYLHAKNTVHRDIKGANILVDPNGRVKLADFGMAKHITGQSCPLSFKGSPYWMAPEVIRNSNGCSLAVDIWSLGCTVLEMATSKPPWSQYEGVAAMFKIGNSKELPTIPDHLSDEGKEFVRLCLQRNPLHRPTAAQLLEHPFVKNAAPLEKQIPNSSPSSDHPAVTNAVKSMGIGNARILQQPDTERLAIHSSRVSKSNFHSSDIYIPRNISCPVSPVGSPLLYPRSPQHLSGRMSPSPISSPRTTSGSSTPLTGGIGAIPFHNQPMLSQDGYGNLQMRSPSPCVNSPSYWDPDILRGVQSGSHAFRELTSYDNDALGKQFVRAANGELYDGQSVLADRVSQQLLRDPVKLNPSLDLSPSSPLTCNRMTGV; encoded by the exons ATGCCTTCATGGTGGGGGAGGTCATCATCGAAAGaagccaaaaagaaaacaaccaAAGAAAGTTTTATTGACACACTACACAAGAAGTTTAAGAGTCCAGAAAGCAAATCTTCCAGTAGACCAGGAGGTTCTAGAAGGCGTTCAAGTGACACAGTTTCAGAGAGAGGGTCTCAGTCACGAGCTGAGTCAAGGTCTCCATCACCTTCCAAACATGTAGCGCGATGTCAAAGTTTTGCGGAAAGGCCCCAAGCCCAGCCACTTCCCCTGCCAGGCCTCCGCCCTGCCAATGTCAGTCGTACTGATTCTGGAATAAGTGAATCCGCAAAACCAAAACTAGAGAAGGTCTCCAAACCATCATTGTTTCTGCCTCTTCCGAGACCTGCATGTATCCGCCAAAGGCTGGAACCTGCTGACTTGGATGGTGAAGTGGCTGTTGCTTCAATCTCTAGTGAATGTTCCATTGAGAGCGATGATCCAGCTGATTCACGTCAGCGTAGTCCTCTGGCCAACGACTATGATATTGGCTGTAGGACTGCAGCAGGCAGTCCCTCGAG CATTTCTTTTAAGGAACAGTCTCCTGTTGCTCCAGTAATATCAAGGGAGTCACCTGTTCCAGTGACCCTCTCCTCCAATAAAAATGTCTCCTCTTCGCCTCCTAGAAGACGTCCTTTGAAAGGTCTCGTGCCACATTTACAGGTTCCACATCATGGTGCCTTCTGCAGTGCTCCGGATAGCTCAATGTCTAGTCCCTCTAGAAGTCCAATGAGAGCATGTGGTTATGACCAAGTAACAAGTACCGCTTTTACTGCTGGGAAGCTTTATCCAGACTTTCCCTTTCTTGGATCTGGTCAATGCTCCAGTCCAGGCTCAGGTCAGACTTCTGGCCACAATTCAATGGGAGGAGATTTGTCTGGGCAACTGTTTTTGCAACCTAGTCGAGGTAGCCCGGAATATTCTCCAAATCCTAGTCCTAGAATGACAAGTCCAGGCCCTGGTTCAAGAATTCATAGTGGCGCTGTAACGCCACTTCATCCTAGAGCTGGAGGTGGCCATTCTGAATCACAGAGTAATTGGCCTGATGACGCAAAACAACAAAGTCATCGTCTGCCGCTTCCTCCGATAACAATTTCCAATTCCTCACCCTTCTCTCATCAGAATTCAGCTGTGACATCACCTTCACTGCCACGTAGTCCTGGAAGAGCAGAGAACCTTACAAGCCCAGGTTCACGTTGGAAAAAGGGGAAGTTGCTTGGTCGAGGCACATTTGGACATGTCTATGTTGGTTTTAATAG TGAAACTGGCGAAATGTGTGCCATGAAGGAGGTTACATTATTTGCTGATGATGCAAAGTCGAAGGAAAGCGCAAAGCAGTTGGGACAA GAGATTGCGCTGTTGAGTCGCTTAAGGCATCCTAATATTGTGCAGTACTATGGATCTGAAACG GTGggtgataaattatatatttatttggaatatgTATCTGGTGGTTCCATCCACAAGATTCTACAAGAATATGGAAAACTAGGAGAATCTGCTATTCGCAGTTACACTCAACAAATTTTATCAGGGCTTGCATATTTACATGCTAAAAATACTGTGCACAG GGATATTAAAGGGGCCAATATACTTGTGGATCCAAATGGCCGCGTTAAGTTGGCAGACTTTGGGATGGCAAAGCAT ATTACAGGGCAATCTTGTCCATTATCTTTTAAGGGTAGTCCTTACTGGATGGCACCTGAG GTTATAAGGAATTCAAATGGTTGCAGTCTAGCTGTGGATATTTGGAGTCTTGGATGCACTGTATTAGAAATGGCTACATCAAAACCACCTTGGAGCCAGTATGAAGGG GTTGCAGCTATGTTCAAGATTGGAAACAGTAAAGAACTTCCAACAATTCCAGATCACCTCTCAGATGAAGGGAAAGAATTTGTGAGGCTATGCTTGCAGCGAAATCCCCTGCATCGTCCCACAGCTGCTCAGCTTTTGGAGCATCCTTTTGTGAAAAATGCTGCACCTTTGGAGAAACAAATACCGAATTCTTCACCCTCTTCAGATCATCCTGCAGTGACAAATGCTGTCAAATCCATG GGCATTGGTAATGCAAGAATTCTTCAGCAGCCGGATACAGAGAGACTTGCGATCCACTCTTCTAGagtatcaaaatcaaattttcattccag TGACATTTACATTCCAAGGAACATATCATGTCCCGTCTCTCCAGTTGGGAGTCCTCTTCTGTATCCAAGGTCACCACAGCACCTAAGTGGGAGAATGTCTCCTTCACCTATATCCAGCCCCCGCACAACCTCTGGCTCATCCACACCTCTAACTGGTGGTATTGGGGCCATCCCATTTCATAATCAACCTATGTTGTCACAAGACGGTTATGGGAATTTGCAAATGCGTTCACCCAGTCCTTGTGTCAACAGCCCATCTTACTGGGATCCTGACATCCTCCGAGGGGTGCAGTCTGGATCTCATGCTTTCCGGGAACTGACATCCTATGATAATGATGCTCTTGGAAAGCAGTTTGTACGGGCTGCCAATGGAGAACTATATGATGGACAGTCAGTCTTGGCTGATCGCGTGTCTCAGCAACTCCTCAGGGATCCTGTGAAGCTGAATCCATCACTTGATCTGTCTCCTTCATCTCCACTGACATGCAACCGCATGACTGGAGTATGA